The Desulfoscipio gibsoniae DSM 7213 genome contains a region encoding:
- a CDS encoding M24 family metallopeptidase has translation MQTRVNKVAGFLKDYAMDALLVMQPENRFYLSGFTGDAGALLVTAGQSYIITDFRFIEQAREQSPHLELIKMETTLADALVDMAGRLNLHVLGFEADYISYKFYDTLHKKLGEVSLRPVEGIIEQLRLIKDKNELETIQRSMALLDEGFKYICSFIKPGISEREVALELEMFMRYRGAEKTAFPFIVASGPRAALPHGVASAKTINTGDVVTLDFGVVVDNYNSDMTRTISLGSPSNQIKQIYNIVLEAQLAGLVAVRAGVAASAVDKAAREVIASYGYGEYFGHSTGHGVGLAVHEGPRLSLRDDTVLQEGMVVTIEPGIYLPGTGGVRIEDSVIVEKEGCRLLTKSPKDRLIEL, from the coding sequence ATGCAAACGCGTGTAAACAAGGTTGCAGGGTTCCTTAAAGATTATGCCATGGACGCACTGCTGGTGATGCAGCCTGAAAACCGGTTTTACTTAAGCGGTTTCACCGGTGATGCAGGTGCGCTGCTGGTAACCGCCGGGCAATCCTATATCATAACTGACTTTCGGTTTATAGAACAGGCGCGGGAGCAAAGCCCACACCTGGAATTAATCAAAATGGAAACCACCCTGGCAGATGCGCTGGTGGACATGGCCGGCAGGTTAAATTTGCATGTCCTGGGCTTTGAGGCGGATTACATAAGTTATAAATTTTACGATACACTACATAAAAAGCTGGGCGAAGTGTCATTGCGCCCGGTGGAAGGTATTATAGAGCAATTACGGTTAATTAAGGATAAAAATGAATTGGAAACCATCCAGAGATCCATGGCTCTTTTAGACGAAGGATTTAAATATATTTGCAGCTTCATCAAGCCGGGCATCAGTGAAAGGGAGGTGGCGTTGGAACTGGAAATGTTTATGAGGTACCGGGGTGCCGAAAAAACCGCCTTTCCTTTTATTGTAGCCTCGGGTCCCCGGGCCGCGCTGCCGCATGGTGTAGCATCAGCTAAAACCATTAATACCGGTGATGTCGTGACCCTGGATTTTGGCGTGGTGGTGGATAACTATAATTCTGATATGACCAGAACGATATCCCTGGGATCGCCAAGCAATCAGATCAAACAAATATATAATATTGTGCTGGAGGCTCAGCTGGCCGGTCTGGTGGCGGTAAGAGCGGGTGTGGCGGCCAGCGCGGTAGACAAGGCGGCCCGGGAGGTCATTGCCTCCTACGGTTACGGTGAATATTTCGGCCACAGCACCGGGCACGGTGTGGGCCTGGCGGTGCATGAGGGGCCGAGGCTTTCTCTCAGGGATGATACCGTTTTACAGGAAGGTATGGTGGTAACGATAGAGCCTGGTATTTACCTGCCCGGCACTGGAGGGGTGCGTATTGAGGACAGCGTGATAGTGGAAAAGGAAGGCTGCCGGTTGCTTACCAAATCACCTAAGGACAGGCTTATCGAGCTCTAA
- a CDS encoding DUF3243 domain-containing protein has protein sequence MDFNFKQNVNTDWPTWKNYLKNAMEFADELGISRDKINNLAYQVGDLLAQSVPPANPEQQAIKELWQVADQNERQVLARLMTKVVNQ, from the coding sequence ATGGATTTTAATTTTAAACAAAATGTAAACACCGATTGGCCAACCTGGAAGAATTATTTAAAAAATGCCATGGAATTTGCCGATGAGCTTGGTATAAGCCGGGATAAAATAAATAACCTGGCCTACCAGGTGGGCGACCTGTTGGCCCAAAGCGTACCCCCGGCCAACCCCGAACAACAGGCCATCAAAGAATTGTGGCAGGTTGCCGACCAAAATGAACGGCAAGTACTGGCCCGTTTAATGACCAAGGTAGTTAACCAGTAA
- a CDS encoding class I adenylate-forming enzyme family protein: protein MNITNLITDNVSYNPDYKAIICGDDGREYTWSQFDKIINQLGNALINIGVGKGDRVAIYLPNSPEFLFTYFAVTKIGAIASPFNILFKTNEISYILNNSRAKVLVGASAEIEENLMAAIDQFPHLEKIITVGKPVQGAVDLYSLISEASENLDMQKCSSKDIAALLYTSGTTGKPKGAMLSHGNLMSIAEVSAAVLHINDQDLFVTAAPYCHVFFVLAVLGPFYAGAGVTTMQRFNPELALDLLSRYKATHFAGVPTMYLFMLQEYDKNKRDLSSWRFAHAAGASMPVEYIEQIEQTFGVSLCETYGITETSSTITYNRLGHGKVGAVGPVARGTEIKIVDDAGNELPVEEVGEILVKGPGVFKGYWEMPDMTREAFDGEWYRSGDLGKYDEDGYFYIVDRKKDMIVCGGYNVYPREVEEAIYQHPKVMETAVLGIKDSVRGEVPKAYIRLKEGAEMVDQEMIDFLKARLASYKVPRNIEFVEELPKSPTGKILKRMLRAD from the coding sequence ATGAATATTACTAATTTAATTACCGATAACGTATCTTATAATCCTGATTACAAAGCAATAATTTGCGGAGACGACGGCAGGGAATATACCTGGTCCCAGTTTGACAAAATTATCAACCAGTTAGGCAATGCACTGATTAATATAGGTGTAGGAAAAGGAGACCGGGTGGCAATTTATTTGCCTAACTCTCCGGAGTTTTTATTCACTTATTTTGCGGTGACCAAAATAGGTGCCATAGCATCGCCATTTAATATCCTCTTTAAGACTAATGAAATCTCTTATATCCTCAACAATTCCAGGGCCAAAGTTTTAGTTGGTGCGTCTGCTGAGATCGAAGAAAATTTAATGGCAGCAATTGACCAGTTCCCGCACCTGGAAAAGATCATTACGGTTGGTAAACCGGTGCAGGGTGCCGTTGACCTATACTCTCTAATTTCTGAGGCTTCAGAAAACTTAGATATGCAAAAGTGCAGTTCTAAGGACATTGCAGCCCTGCTCTACACATCAGGCACCACCGGAAAGCCTAAAGGAGCCATGCTCAGCCATGGCAACTTAATGTCCATCGCTGAGGTCAGCGCAGCAGTGCTGCATATCAATGACCAGGACCTGTTTGTGACGGCGGCCCCCTACTGCCACGTGTTTTTTGTTCTGGCCGTGCTCGGCCCTTTTTACGCCGGTGCTGGTGTTACCACCATGCAGCGCTTTAATCCTGAATTAGCTCTGGACTTATTATCTCGTTATAAGGCCACTCACTTTGCCGGTGTGCCCACAATGTATCTATTCATGCTGCAGGAATACGATAAAAATAAACGGGATTTATCCTCCTGGCGTTTCGCCCACGCCGCAGGTGCTTCAATGCCGGTTGAATATATCGAGCAAATTGAGCAAACATTCGGCGTAAGCTTATGCGAAACCTATGGCATCACGGAAACCAGTTCCACCATAACCTATAATAGGCTCGGGCACGGCAAGGTAGGCGCAGTTGGGCCGGTTGCCCGCGGCACCGAGATTAAAATAGTGGACGATGCAGGCAATGAGCTGCCGGTGGAAGAGGTGGGTGAAATACTGGTTAAAGGCCCTGGTGTTTTCAAAGGCTACTGGGAAATGCCCGATATGACCAGGGAGGCATTTGACGGTGAATGGTACCGCAGCGGTGACCTGGGCAAATACGATGAGGACGGATACTTTTATATTGTAGATCGTAAAAAGGACATGATTGTGTGCGGCGGCTATAATGTTTACCCACGGGAAGTGGAAGAGGCTATTTACCAGCACCCCAAAGTTATGGAAACAGCAGTGTTGGGGATAAAGGACTCTGTTCGAGGTGAAGTCCCGAAGGCCTATATCCGCTTAAAAGAAGGTGCGGAGATGGTGGACCAGGAAATGATAGACTTTCTCAAAGCTAGGTTAGCATCCTACAAAGTCCCCCGCAACATAGAATTTGTGGAAGAATTGCCTAAAAGCCCCACTGGCAAGATTTTAAAGAGAATGTTACGGGCGGATTAA
- a CDS encoding prepilin peptidase, producing the protein MHYSEAVIYIVVFILGACIGSFLNVCIYRLPREQSVVYKPSHCPGCGRRLGVLDLVPLLSYVLLKGRCRYCNKKISSRYPLVELITAVFFVAAYRFWGWQWQTVAMWVFFAVLITATAIDYQHKIIPDEIIIAGCLLGLPLVFLSGSGRLVDGLIGFFAAGLFFLIIAMVSKGGMGGGDIKLSALMGLFLGWPDIIVALFISFLLGGISGVILMVIGRKGRKDAVPFGPYLALGGVVAAFYAGRIIMFYLSISGF; encoded by the coding sequence ATGCATTATTCTGAGGCTGTAATATATATTGTAGTTTTTATTTTAGGTGCCTGCATCGGCAGCTTCCTTAATGTGTGCATATACCGGCTGCCCCGGGAACAATCGGTGGTTTACAAGCCGTCCCACTGTCCCGGCTGTGGCCGGAGGCTCGGGGTGCTAGATCTGGTACCTTTGCTTAGCTATGTGCTCCTTAAAGGACGCTGCCGGTATTGCAATAAAAAAATATCCTCCCGGTATCCCCTGGTGGAATTGATAACTGCTGTGTTTTTTGTGGCTGCTTACCGGTTTTGGGGTTGGCAGTGGCAAACCGTAGCTATGTGGGTATTCTTTGCTGTGCTGATCACTGCAACAGCGATCGATTATCAACATAAAATTATCCCGGATGAGATTATTATAGCGGGTTGTTTGCTGGGTTTACCGCTGGTGTTTTTATCCGGTTCAGGTAGACTAGTTGACGGGTTAATTGGTTTTTTTGCCGCCGGATTGTTCTTTCTAATTATTGCCATGGTATCAAAAGGAGGCATGGGCGGCGGGGATATTAAATTAAGTGCGCTTATGGGATTGTTTTTAGGCTGGCCCGATATTATAGTCGCGTTGTTCATCTCTTTTTTACTGGGCGGCATTTCGGGCGTAATACTGATGGTAATTGGCCGTAAAGGCAGAAAAGATGCCGTGCCTTTTGGCCCCTATCTGGCGCTTGGCGGAGTCGTGGCGGCTTTTTACGCCGGCCGGATAATTATGTTTTATTTGAGTATTTCCGGATTTTAG
- the aroQ gene encoding type II 3-dehydroquinate dehydratase, producing MKILIMNGPNLNLLGKREPGVYGTGSLAEINASLQQLAQTLGVGIGFMQSNHEGALIDGLHSAGDEYDAVIFNPGALTHYSYALRDAVAAIDIPVVEVHISNIHAREEFRRLSVIAPVAAGQISGFGVLGYQLALQAAMELARAHKAGKSL from the coding sequence GTGAAAATACTGATTATGAACGGCCCAAACCTCAACTTGCTGGGAAAAAGGGAACCTGGAGTGTATGGCACCGGGTCACTGGCGGAAATAAACGCTTCCCTGCAGCAGTTGGCCCAAACGCTGGGAGTTGGCATTGGTTTTATGCAGTCCAACCATGAGGGTGCGCTTATCGATGGATTGCATTCCGCCGGTGATGAGTACGATGCCGTCATTTTTAATCCGGGTGCCTTAACTCATTATAGTTACGCATTGCGGGATGCGGTGGCGGCCATTGATATACCGGTGGTAGAAGTGCATATTTCCAACATCCACGCCCGGGAGGAATTTCGTCGTCTTTCTGTAATTGCTCCTGTTGCAGCGGGGCAGATATCCGGTTTTGGGGTGCTTGGTTATCAACTGGCTTTGCAGGCCGCGATGGAACTGGCACGGGCTCACAAAGCGGGCAAGTCTCTTTGA
- a CDS encoding sodium:solute symporter family protein, whose amino-acid sequence MLIAIFILGVCLVLISAYGYRLSSKSAADYMMAGRSIGAFVLFFYVYFAISSTWSFYGFPGTVYNSGPGFLIFFAFFPHAFLYIFLGPRLWAAGKMYGLFSPVQYLGERYESKTLQVMLALCMFAFLFPYLGIQSIGVGVGLAAATGVPFWVGAVYMSVLMILIVVIGGTRAVAWVNVLLGTVFSVCFIGFIFWVASNAGISSLSEAAAKATEMRPGQLSVPGPLGMWDPKNLIGLAIAGATVFAWPHVIMGTMQAKSVDVMRKMTYGMLGFSLIFCGVAWVWGAIITPLLVPGLEGTAADAVVQLAISSYLPAWASALTVLAVVAAALSTSATQLMVAGIFASRDIVHAGKNSVKDSQLISWTRIGMVVAVAGSLLLAIGRPAELGLMLSNIASPGFAQWLPALLGGIFWARGTKSGAAVGTLAGVVLLIVGNFFYKPLLMGFHPIVVPLVINMILYVTVSLVTTPVSESTRKKFFTDIDEWLLKTRAEERSEEIKATAAHLGN is encoded by the coding sequence ATGCTCATAGCAATCTTTATCCTTGGAGTTTGTCTTGTATTAATCAGCGCTTATGGCTATAGGTTATCATCAAAGTCGGCAGCAGATTACATGATGGCCGGGCGCAGTATTGGTGCTTTTGTTTTATTCTTCTATGTTTATTTTGCCATTTCAAGCACCTGGAGTTTTTATGGTTTTCCCGGTACGGTGTATAACTCCGGTCCCGGCTTCCTGATCTTTTTTGCCTTTTTCCCGCACGCTTTTTTATATATTTTCCTCGGCCCCAGGCTCTGGGCCGCCGGCAAAATGTACGGTTTGTTTTCACCAGTACAGTATCTGGGTGAACGTTATGAATCAAAAACCCTGCAAGTAATGCTTGCCCTTTGCATGTTCGCATTCCTATTCCCCTACCTTGGCATTCAGTCCATCGGCGTTGGAGTTGGATTGGCAGCTGCAACCGGAGTGCCGTTTTGGGTAGGTGCCGTATATATGTCAGTCCTTATGATTCTTATCGTTGTAATTGGCGGCACCCGCGCGGTGGCATGGGTAAATGTGCTCCTTGGTACAGTCTTCAGCGTTTGTTTTATTGGTTTTATCTTCTGGGTTGCATCAAATGCTGGTATTTCAAGCCTCAGTGAAGCAGCGGCCAAAGCGACGGAGATGAGACCGGGACAGTTAAGCGTGCCCGGACCCCTGGGCATGTGGGATCCTAAAAATTTAATCGGCCTGGCTATAGCAGGCGCAACGGTTTTTGCCTGGCCTCATGTAATCATGGGCACAATGCAAGCTAAATCTGTCGATGTAATGCGCAAAATGACCTACGGCATGCTTGGTTTCTCGCTTATATTCTGCGGCGTGGCATGGGTTTGGGGAGCTATTATAACCCCACTGCTGGTACCCGGCCTGGAAGGAACGGCAGCCGACGCTGTGGTGCAATTAGCAATCTCAAGTTATCTCCCAGCCTGGGCTTCGGCATTGACCGTACTGGCTGTAGTAGCAGCTGCCCTGTCAACGTCAGCCACCCAGCTCATGGTGGCCGGGATATTTGCGTCCAGGGACATTGTACATGCTGGTAAAAACTCCGTAAAAGACAGTCAATTAATCTCCTGGACCCGCATCGGGATGGTTGTCGCTGTTGCCGGCAGCCTGTTACTGGCCATCGGCAGGCCGGCTGAACTGGGCTTAATGCTCAGTAATATCGCATCACCGGGTTTTGCTCAATGGCTGCCTGCCTTACTGGGAGGTATCTTCTGGGCCCGGGGAACAAAATCGGGCGCAGCAGTCGGTACTCTCGCCGGTGTCGTACTGTTGATAGTCGGCAACTTTTTCTATAAACCGCTATTGATGGGCTTTCACCCAATTGTAGTACCCCTGGTAATAAATATGATCCTGTACGTCACTGTCAGCTTGGTAACCACTCCTGTTTCAGAAAGCACTAGAAAGAAATTCTTTACAGATATCGATGAGTGGTTATTAAAAACCCGTGCTGAAGAGCGCAGTGAAGAAATTAAAGCAACTGCTGCACACTTGGGAAATTAG
- a CDS encoding TldD/PmbA family protein, producing the protein MLDKDTLKDVIAAALANGGDFADVYVEYKNLTGIGCEGGKIERIHSGVESGAGIRVLSGEHTSYAYTNDLSREGLLEAARIVSHAVAGQGKKVSLELRRVESPVNFAVLQRPDQVTTEQKVKAVKAADEAARAVDRSKIKQVMVGYSDVVQRVIVANSDGDYIEDERVRTRLMVHAVASEGAVIQTGYEAVGSHSGFELLERNKPEEVGAAAARRAVQMLAAKPAPAGKMPVVLAGEAGGTMVHEACGHGLEADLVQKGLSVYAGKKGQQVAADCVTVVDDATLPDRYGSYSFDDEGVPTRKVVLIEKGILKDFLYDRLTAKRDGVEPNGHGRRESYQHKPIPRMGNTYIAPGKDNPQKIISDAGNGLLVKKMGGGQVNTTTGDFVFDVAEGYLIQNGAVGPLVRGATLTGNGPEVLRLIEAVGDDLGFTIGTCGKDGQGVPVSDAQPTIRIKELVVGGTGHGE; encoded by the coding sequence GTGTTGGATAAGGATACTTTAAAGGATGTCATTGCTGCCGCACTGGCCAATGGCGGGGATTTTGCCGATGTTTACGTGGAGTATAAAAATTTAACCGGTATCGGTTGCGAGGGCGGCAAGATAGAGCGTATTCACTCGGGCGTGGAGTCCGGGGCGGGGATCAGGGTTTTATCTGGTGAGCACACATCCTATGCTTATACCAATGATTTAAGCCGTGAAGGCTTGCTGGAGGCGGCCCGCATTGTCAGCCATGCCGTGGCGGGGCAGGGCAAAAAAGTGTCATTGGAGCTGCGGCGGGTGGAGTCGCCGGTTAATTTTGCCGTGCTGCAAAGGCCCGACCAGGTTACCACCGAGCAAAAGGTCAAAGCGGTAAAAGCAGCGGATGAGGCTGCCAGAGCTGTGGACCGGTCGAAAATCAAGCAGGTAATGGTGGGATATAGCGATGTGGTGCAGCGAGTGATTGTGGCCAATAGTGACGGTGATTATATAGAGGACGAACGGGTACGTACCCGGTTGATGGTGCATGCGGTGGCGTCGGAAGGTGCGGTAATTCAAACGGGATATGAAGCCGTGGGCAGCCACAGTGGTTTTGAGCTGCTGGAGCGCAACAAGCCGGAGGAAGTAGGTGCGGCAGCCGCCCGGCGGGCAGTGCAGATGCTGGCCGCGAAGCCGGCACCGGCCGGGAAAATGCCTGTTGTGCTGGCCGGGGAGGCGGGCGGCACTATGGTGCACGAGGCTTGCGGCCATGGGCTGGAGGCTGACCTGGTGCAAAAGGGCCTTTCCGTTTATGCCGGTAAAAAAGGTCAGCAGGTGGCGGCGGATTGTGTCACTGTGGTGGATGATGCTACTTTGCCGGATCGCTACGGCTCATACAGTTTTGATGATGAAGGTGTGCCCACACGTAAAGTGGTTTTGATAGAGAAAGGTATATTGAAGGATTTTTTGTATGACCGGCTTACCGCCAAACGCGACGGGGTGGAGCCCAACGGTCACGGCCGGCGGGAGTCTTACCAGCATAAGCCCATACCTCGTATGGGCAATACGTATATTGCCCCGGGCAAGGATAACCCGCAAAAGATCATTAGTGATGCCGGTAACGGTTTGCTGGTGAAAAAAATGGGCGGTGGGCAGGTTAATACCACCACCGGGGATTTTGTTTTTGATGTGGCCGAGGGGTATCTTATCCAAAATGGCGCGGTTGGTCCCTTGGTACGCGGTGCCACGCTGACCGGCAACGGCCCCGAGGTGCTCCGTCTTATCGAGGCTGTGGGAGATGATTTAGGCTTTACCATCGGCACCTGCGGCAAGGATGGACAGGGAGTGCCGGTGAGTGACGCTCAGCCCACCATAAGGATCAAGGAATTGGTGGTTGGCGGCACCGGCCACGGGGAGTGA
- a CDS encoding TldD/PmbA family protein — protein sequence MDSKYKEYAENAVHKAMQSGAAMAEAYISNSKELDIEVRNGTVETMKLAEDRGMGIRVFQDGKTGFAFTTDLGDVAVDGAVRQALANARFAEPDLHRLLPQPAPSYPDMDLYDPAIRAAAVEEKIDMARTMENEARAADARVSIIESSTYQDGEAEVTLVNSHGLSLHYGGAYCGMYITLVAGEGEDSQTGFAMNFSLRYADLDPAALGKQAAGRAVRMLGARPGATRQAAVVLEPYVATGFLGLLAPALSAEAVQKGRSLFAGKVGQQVASEQINIIDDGTLPGGIASAPFDGEGVPTSRTVLVQNGKLQCFLHNIYTAAKDGVLSTGNGVRGSFKGTPEVGTTNFFIEPGDKTAEQIIGDISSGLYVTEVMGLHTANPISGDFSLGASGLWIENGKLAYPVRGLAIAGNIMEMLGQVDAVGSDLQFFGGRGAPTIRVSRMSISGGGQA from the coding sequence ATGGATTCCAAATATAAAGAATATGCGGAAAATGCGGTACATAAGGCTATGCAGTCAGGTGCCGCCATGGCCGAGGCATATATCAGCAACAGTAAAGAGTTGGATATTGAAGTGCGCAACGGCACAGTGGAGACAATGAAATTGGCTGAAGACCGGGGTATGGGTATACGGGTGTTTCAAGACGGCAAAACCGGTTTTGCCTTTACCACTGATTTAGGAGATGTGGCTGTGGATGGGGCTGTAAGACAAGCTTTGGCCAACGCCCGCTTTGCCGAACCCGACCTGCACCGGCTGCTGCCCCAGCCGGCCCCCAGCTACCCGGATATGGATCTATATGACCCGGCCATCCGGGCTGCCGCTGTGGAAGAAAAGATTGATATGGCCCGTACTATGGAAAATGAAGCCCGGGCCGCTGATGCACGGGTCAGTATTATCGAAAGTTCCACTTACCAGGATGGCGAGGCCGAGGTGACCCTGGTGAACTCCCATGGTCTATCACTGCATTACGGTGGCGCTTATTGCGGTATGTACATCACCCTGGTGGCGGGCGAGGGAGAGGACAGCCAGACCGGGTTTGCCATGAATTTCAGCCTGCGCTATGCCGACCTTGACCCCGCGGCTTTAGGTAAGCAGGCGGCGGGCCGGGCGGTACGCATGCTGGGGGCCAGGCCCGGGGCGACCCGGCAGGCGGCAGTTGTTTTGGAGCCCTACGTGGCCACCGGTTTTTTAGGCCTGCTGGCGCCTGCCCTGTCCGCCGAGGCGGTGCAAAAGGGGCGCTCACTTTTTGCCGGCAAAGTAGGCCAGCAGGTAGCCTCGGAGCAAATCAATATTATAGATGACGGCACCCTGCCCGGCGGCATTGCCTCGGCACCCTTCGACGGTGAGGGTGTACCCACATCCAGGACGGTACTGGTTCAGAACGGAAAGCTGCAATGCTTTTTACATAACATATATACTGCTGCCAAGGACGGGGTGCTGTCCACAGGCAACGGTGTCCGCGGCTCTTTTAAAGGAACGCCCGAAGTGGGCACCACCAACTTTTTTATTGAGCCTGGTGATAAAACTGCTGAACAAATCATCGGCGATATATCCAGCGGGCTTTATGTAACCGAAGTAATGGGCCTGCACACCGCCAACCCCATATCGGGGGACTTTTCCCTGGGAGCCAGCGGCCTGTGGATTGAAAACGGCAAGCTCGCCTATCCGGTACGGGGTCTGGCCATCGCCGGCAACATCATGGAAATGCTGGGCCAGGTAGATGCCGTGGGCAGCGACCTGCAGTTCTTCGGAGGCCGTGGCGCCCCCACCATTAGAGTATCCCGCATGAGCATCAGCGGCGGGGGTCAGGCTTAA